A single region of the Hippoglossus hippoglossus isolate fHipHip1 chromosome 17, fHipHip1.pri, whole genome shotgun sequence genome encodes:
- the tnk2b gene encoding tyrosine kinase, non-receptor, 2b isoform X6 has protein sequence MQCEEGTEWLLELLMEVQLQQYLLRIRDDLNVTRLSHFDYVKNEDLEKIGMGRPGQRRLLEAVKRRKAMCKRKSWMSKVFSGKRPDGGDIPQQGQPASSFRKLSHTPPLGLGEGVLATQPGGGPLDGQQQALTCLIPEKDLTLFEKLGDGSFGVVKRGEWLTPAGKLLNVAVKCLKTDVLSQPDALEDFICEVNAMHSLDHQNLIRLYGVVLTHPMKMVTELAPLGSLLERLRGVRPQGPVLIHTLCQYAVQVACGMAYLEQRRFIHRDLAARNILLASAHKVKIGDFGLMRALPSNHEHYVMQDHRKVPFAWCAPESLKTRTFSHATDTWMFGVSLWEMFTHGQEPWLGLNGSQILHKIDKECERLPKPEDCPQDIYNVMLQCWAQKPDDRPTFVALREFLLESMPTDMCSLQDFEEPDKLQIQLNDVITIIEGRAENYWWRGQNKRTLQLGPFPRNVVTSVAGLSAHDISRPLKNSFIHTGHGDSNPSRCWGFPDRIDDLYLGNPLDPPDVLSLDLSGTQPTQLPGRAKKEPPPRPPQPAVLIKSKSGLSQQLLTHCSCPLCSLLAPLLKEPCYDLVNEDEDLTSAGLKRLSLRKTGSVKSLKIKPAAWVSASKQGISRSPGSGYNPNGEVSLIDFGEEFPPSSPSPSPVVEVQIPSLAELALEAENIMDRTPPQSPSRSLPRPLHPTPVVDWDARPLPPPPAYDDVTQDEDDMEVSSINSSEQQLEEEQSDVLNPDEADVAPSSGQKWQVDAPVSWGPDRPGLEDNLFLPSKQSQGLSTSFSQSADIFQELQQECMRRLNVPKGSAARSSSPSQTSALFPHTSLTQEGKEQSVFPSGEDKPQIPPRVPIPPRPIKRGDYTSARWSRDLSLSPTLADATEDVSGPDQNRPPQIPPRDPLSLPGSRTPSPMGLLVGSPQQRIYSVSPTTMQVPLTSCPPTHAYGSYLSTSPGKLMPTTHSFASDPKYAAPKVIQAQGKDSASKGPCILPILRDGCKVSNTHYYLLPERPPYLDRYDRFFREAESLPASGMEERHLRQANTATVRPMVVSNQTVQGHAQGQGLVQLGELKANFSSNNNSSLGGPRSGMRTSLSLPRVCSEGLTAPAITASCTRTDGGANSADRVKMVQEAVHGVTIEECQAALQNHNWNVQKAVHYLKVEQLFCLGLGSRSECLKLLETWDWNLEVASTQMLDNYGSTRQRR, from the exons GTGTTTAGCGGAAAGCGCCCAGACGGAGGAGACATCCCCCAGCAGGGTCAGCCGGCCTCCTCCTTCCGAAAGTTGTCCCACACGCCTCCACTGGGCCTGGGGGAGGGAGTCCTGGCCACACAGCCTGGTGGTGGTCCTCTTGATGGGCAGCAGCAAGCTCTGACCTGTCTCATCCCCGAGAAGGACTTGACTTTGTTTGAGAAGCTTGGGGACGGCTCCTTTGGCGTCgtgaagagaggagagtggCTGACACCTGCAGGGAAGCTG CTGAATGTAGCTGTGAAGTGTCTGAAGACAGACGTGCTCAGCCAGCCCGACGCTCTGGAGGATTTCATCTGCGAGGTCAACGCCATGCACTCCCTGGACCACCAGAACCTCATTCGCCTCTACGGTGTGGTGCTCACACACCCAATGAAGATG GTGACGGAGCTGGCTCCTCTGGGTTCACTGCTGGAGCGTCTGCGAGGTGTCCGTCCCCAGGGTCCAGTGTTGATCCACACTCTGTGTCAGTACGCTGTACAGGTGGCCTGTGGCATGGCCTACCTGGAGCAGAGGCGCTTCATACACAGGGACTTGGCAGCCAG GAATATTCTGTTGGCCTCGGCTCACAAAGTGAAGATCGGTGACTTTGGCCTGATGAGGGCGCTGCCTAGCAACCATGAGCACTATGTCATGCAGGATCATCGCAAGGTCCCCTTTGCATG GTGCGCCCCCGAGAGTCTGAAGACCAGAACGTTCTCCCATGCTACAGATACGTGGATGTTCGGTGTCAGCCTCTGGGAGATGTTCACACACGGCCAGGAGCCTTGGCTGGGTCTCAATGGGAGCCAG atTCTGCACAAAATTGATAAAGAATGTGAACGCCTCCCAAAGCCAGAGGACTGTCCGCAGGATATCTATAACGTCATGCTGCAGTGCTGGGCACAGAAACCAGATGACAGACCAACGTTTGTCGCCCTGAGAGAGTTCCTGCTTGAG agcatGCCCACAGACATGTGTTCTCTTCAGGACTTTGAAGAACCTGACAAACTACAGATCCAGCTCAATGATGTCATCACCATCATAGAGGGAAG GGCGGAGAACTACTGGTGGCGAGGTCAAAACAAGCGCACACTTCAGCTGGGGCCGTTCCCCAGAAATGTGGTGACATCAGTGGCGGGTTTGTCGGCTCATGATATCAGCAGGCCACTCAAGAACAGCTTCATCCACACTGGACACGGAGACAGCAACCCTAGCCGCTGCTGGGGCTTCCCTGACAGGATCGATGA TTTGTACCTCGGGAACCCCCTGGATCCTCCTGACGTCCTGAGTTTAGATCTCAGTGGGACTCAGCCCACACAGCTTCCAGGACGAGCTAAAA AGGAGCCTCCTCCCCGGCCTCCTCAACCAGCCGTGTTAATCAAGAGTAAGTCTGGTCTCTCTCAGCAGCTCCTCACCCATTGCTCCTGCCCTCTCTGTTCCCTCCTAGCTCCACTACTCAAAG AGCCTTGCTACGATCTCGTAAATGAGGACGAGGATTTGACCTCTGCAGGACTAAAAAGATTATCACTTCGGAAGACTGGTTCCGTCAAAAGCTTAAAAATTAAACCTGCTGCGTGGGTCTCTGCTTCCAAACAGGGGATTAGCCGTAGTCCGGGCTCAGGCTACAACCCCAACGGTGAAGTGTCCCTCATTGACTTTGGGGAGGAGTTCCCCccgtcctctccctccccctcccctgtgGTAGAAGTTCAGATCCCCTCTCTGGCGGAGCTGGCTTTGGAAGCTGAGAACATCATGGACCGCACTCCTCCTCAGAGTCCGTCCAGATCGTTACCCCGCCCCCTTCACCCTACACCAGTAGTGGACTGGGATGCACGACCTTTACCTCCACCCCCAGCCTATGACGATGTAACCCAAGATGAAGATGATATGGAG GTGAGCTCCATCAAcagctcagagcagcagcttgaagAAGAGCAGAGCGATGTTCTCAACCCAGATGAGGCTGACGTGGCTCCCTCCTCTGGACAGAAGTGGCAGGTTGATGCTCCCGTCTCCTGGGGTCCAGACAGACCGGGCCTGGAGGACAACCTCTTCCTCCCCAGCAAGCAGAGCCAGGGCCTGTCCACATCTTTCTCCCAGTCGGCAGACATCTTCCAAGAACTCCAGCAGGAGTGCATGAGGAGGCTCAACGTACCGAAAGGAAGCGCTGCCCGGTCGAGCTCGCCATCCCAGACATCAGCGTTGTTTCCCCACACTTCTCTGACCCAGGAGGGAAAAGAGCAGAGTGTCTTTCCCTCCGGTGAAGACAAACCCCAAATCCCCCCTCGTGTCCCCATCCCACCTCGCCCCATAAAAAGGGGTGACTACACATCTGCTCGCTGGTCAAGAGATCTTTCTCTTTCCCCAACTCTCGCAGATGCCACAGAGGACGTTTCAGGCCCGGATCAGAACCGACCACCTCAGATCCCTCCAAGGGACCCTTTGTCTCTGCCGGGCTCCAGGACTCCCAGCCCCATGGGCCTGTTAGTGGGCTCCCCCCAGCAGAGAATCTACTCCGTCAGCCCCACCACCATGCAGGTTCCCCTTACATCCTGCCCCCCCACACATGCCTATGGCTCctacctctccacctctccaggTAAACTCATGCCTACCACACACAGCTTCGCCTCAGATCCTAAATATGCTGCACCCAAAGTGATCCAGGCGCAGGGGAAGGACTCTGCCAGTAAGGGCCCCTGCATCCTCCCCATTTTACGTGATGGATGTAAAGTGAGTAACACCCACTATTACCTTCTGCCAGAGAGGCCGCCATACCTCGACCGTTACGATCGCTTCTTCAGGGAGGCAGAGAGCCTTCCTGCTAGTGGGATGGAGGAAAGGCATTTACGGCAAGCCAACACTGCCACCGTCAGACCCATGGTGGTCAGCAACCAGACTGTCCAGGGACATGCCCAGGGACAGGGCCTTGTCCAGCTGGGTGAGCTGAAGGCTAATTTCTCCTCCAACAATAACAGCAGTCTGGGTGGACCACGGTCAGGGATGAGGACATCACTTAGTCTCCCTCGCGTCTGCTCGGAAGGGTTGACAGCACCAGCCATCACTGCTTCCTGTACCAGGACAGATGGAGGAGCGAACTCAGCTGACAGGGTCAAAATG GTGCAGGAGGCAGTTCATGGTGTCACGATAGAGGAGTGCCAAGCCGCCCTGCAGAACCACAACTGGAACGTCCAGAAAGCTGTGCATTACCTAAAG GTGGAGCAGCTGTTCTGTTTAGGTCTGGGGAGCAGGTCCGAGTGTCTGAAGCTGCTGGAGACGTGGGACTGGAACCTGGAAGTGGCCAGCACGCAGATGTTAGATAACTATGGATCCACAAGGCAGAG
- the tnk2b gene encoding tyrosine kinase, non-receptor, 2b isoform X2: protein MMGETAEYQRLQDTSEPDYQRAPSDDEEKLGSSMQCEEGTEWLLELLMEVQLQQYLLRIRDDLNVTRLSHFDYVKNEDLEKIGMGRPGQRRLLEAVKRRKAMCKRKSWMSKVFSGKRPDGGDIPQQGQPASSFRKLSHTPPLGLGEGVLATQPGGGPLDGQQQALTCLIPEKDLTLFEKLGDGSFGVVKRGEWLTPAGKLNVAVKCLKTDVLSQPDALEDFICEVNAMHSLDHQNLIRLYGVVLTHPMKMVTELAPLGSLLERLRGVRPQGPVLIHTLCQYAVQVACGMAYLEQRRFIHRDLAARNILLASAHKVKIGDFGLMRALPSNHEHYVMQDHRKVPFAWCAPESLKTRTFSHATDTWMFGVSLWEMFTHGQEPWLGLNGSQILHKIDKECERLPKPEDCPQDIYNVMLQCWAQKPDDRPTFVALREFLLESMPTDMCSLQDFEEPDKLQIQLNDVITIIEGRAENYWWRGQNKRTLQLGPFPRNVVTSVAGLSAHDISRPLKNSFIHTGHGDSNPSRCWGFPDRIDDLYLGNPLDPPDVLSLDLSGTQPTQLPGRAKKEPPPRPPQPAVLIKSKSGLSQQLLTHCSCPLCSLLAPLLKEPCYDLVNEDEDLTSAGLKRLSLRKTGSVKSLKIKPAAWVSASKQGISRSPGSGYNPNGEVSLIDFGEEFPPSSPSPSPVVEVQIPSLAELALEAENIMDRTPPQSPSRSLPRPLHPTPVVDWDARPLPPPPAYDDVTQDEDDMEVSSINSSEQQLEEEQSDVLNPDEADVAPSSGQKWQVDAPVSWGPDRPGLEDNLFLPSKQSQGLSTSFSQSADIFQELQQECMRRLNVPKGSAARSSSPSQTSALFPHTSLTQEGKEQSVFPSGEDKPQIPPRVPIPPRPIKRGDYTSARWSRDLSLSPTLADATEDVSGPDQNRPPQIPPRDPLSLPGSRTPSPMGLLVGSPQQRIYSVSPTTMQVPLTSCPPTHAYGSYLSTSPGKLMPTTHSFASDPKYAAPKVIQAQGKDSASKGPCILPILRDGCKVSNTHYYLLPERPPYLDRYDRFFREAESLPASGMEERHLRQANTATVRPMVVSNQTVQGHAQGQGLVQLGELKANFSSNNNSSLGGPRSGMRTSLSLPRVCSEGLTAPAITASCTRTDGGANSADRVKMVQEAVHGVTIEECQAALQNHNWNVQKAVHYLKVEQLFCLGLGSRSECLKLLETWDWNLEVASTQMLDNYGSTRQRR, encoded by the exons GTGTTTAGCGGAAAGCGCCCAGACGGAGGAGACATCCCCCAGCAGGGTCAGCCGGCCTCCTCCTTCCGAAAGTTGTCCCACACGCCTCCACTGGGCCTGGGGGAGGGAGTCCTGGCCACACAGCCTGGTGGTGGTCCTCTTGATGGGCAGCAGCAAGCTCTGACCTGTCTCATCCCCGAGAAGGACTTGACTTTGTTTGAGAAGCTTGGGGACGGCTCCTTTGGCGTCgtgaagagaggagagtggCTGACACCTGCAGGGAAGCTG AATGTAGCTGTGAAGTGTCTGAAGACAGACGTGCTCAGCCAGCCCGACGCTCTGGAGGATTTCATCTGCGAGGTCAACGCCATGCACTCCCTGGACCACCAGAACCTCATTCGCCTCTACGGTGTGGTGCTCACACACCCAATGAAGATG GTGACGGAGCTGGCTCCTCTGGGTTCACTGCTGGAGCGTCTGCGAGGTGTCCGTCCCCAGGGTCCAGTGTTGATCCACACTCTGTGTCAGTACGCTGTACAGGTGGCCTGTGGCATGGCCTACCTGGAGCAGAGGCGCTTCATACACAGGGACTTGGCAGCCAG GAATATTCTGTTGGCCTCGGCTCACAAAGTGAAGATCGGTGACTTTGGCCTGATGAGGGCGCTGCCTAGCAACCATGAGCACTATGTCATGCAGGATCATCGCAAGGTCCCCTTTGCATG GTGCGCCCCCGAGAGTCTGAAGACCAGAACGTTCTCCCATGCTACAGATACGTGGATGTTCGGTGTCAGCCTCTGGGAGATGTTCACACACGGCCAGGAGCCTTGGCTGGGTCTCAATGGGAGCCAG atTCTGCACAAAATTGATAAAGAATGTGAACGCCTCCCAAAGCCAGAGGACTGTCCGCAGGATATCTATAACGTCATGCTGCAGTGCTGGGCACAGAAACCAGATGACAGACCAACGTTTGTCGCCCTGAGAGAGTTCCTGCTTGAG agcatGCCCACAGACATGTGTTCTCTTCAGGACTTTGAAGAACCTGACAAACTACAGATCCAGCTCAATGATGTCATCACCATCATAGAGGGAAG GGCGGAGAACTACTGGTGGCGAGGTCAAAACAAGCGCACACTTCAGCTGGGGCCGTTCCCCAGAAATGTGGTGACATCAGTGGCGGGTTTGTCGGCTCATGATATCAGCAGGCCACTCAAGAACAGCTTCATCCACACTGGACACGGAGACAGCAACCCTAGCCGCTGCTGGGGCTTCCCTGACAGGATCGATGA TTTGTACCTCGGGAACCCCCTGGATCCTCCTGACGTCCTGAGTTTAGATCTCAGTGGGACTCAGCCCACACAGCTTCCAGGACGAGCTAAAA AGGAGCCTCCTCCCCGGCCTCCTCAACCAGCCGTGTTAATCAAGAGTAAGTCTGGTCTCTCTCAGCAGCTCCTCACCCATTGCTCCTGCCCTCTCTGTTCCCTCCTAGCTCCACTACTCAAAG AGCCTTGCTACGATCTCGTAAATGAGGACGAGGATTTGACCTCTGCAGGACTAAAAAGATTATCACTTCGGAAGACTGGTTCCGTCAAAAGCTTAAAAATTAAACCTGCTGCGTGGGTCTCTGCTTCCAAACAGGGGATTAGCCGTAGTCCGGGCTCAGGCTACAACCCCAACGGTGAAGTGTCCCTCATTGACTTTGGGGAGGAGTTCCCCccgtcctctccctccccctcccctgtgGTAGAAGTTCAGATCCCCTCTCTGGCGGAGCTGGCTTTGGAAGCTGAGAACATCATGGACCGCACTCCTCCTCAGAGTCCGTCCAGATCGTTACCCCGCCCCCTTCACCCTACACCAGTAGTGGACTGGGATGCACGACCTTTACCTCCACCCCCAGCCTATGACGATGTAACCCAAGATGAAGATGATATGGAG GTGAGCTCCATCAAcagctcagagcagcagcttgaagAAGAGCAGAGCGATGTTCTCAACCCAGATGAGGCTGACGTGGCTCCCTCCTCTGGACAGAAGTGGCAGGTTGATGCTCCCGTCTCCTGGGGTCCAGACAGACCGGGCCTGGAGGACAACCTCTTCCTCCCCAGCAAGCAGAGCCAGGGCCTGTCCACATCTTTCTCCCAGTCGGCAGACATCTTCCAAGAACTCCAGCAGGAGTGCATGAGGAGGCTCAACGTACCGAAAGGAAGCGCTGCCCGGTCGAGCTCGCCATCCCAGACATCAGCGTTGTTTCCCCACACTTCTCTGACCCAGGAGGGAAAAGAGCAGAGTGTCTTTCCCTCCGGTGAAGACAAACCCCAAATCCCCCCTCGTGTCCCCATCCCACCTCGCCCCATAAAAAGGGGTGACTACACATCTGCTCGCTGGTCAAGAGATCTTTCTCTTTCCCCAACTCTCGCAGATGCCACAGAGGACGTTTCAGGCCCGGATCAGAACCGACCACCTCAGATCCCTCCAAGGGACCCTTTGTCTCTGCCGGGCTCCAGGACTCCCAGCCCCATGGGCCTGTTAGTGGGCTCCCCCCAGCAGAGAATCTACTCCGTCAGCCCCACCACCATGCAGGTTCCCCTTACATCCTGCCCCCCCACACATGCCTATGGCTCctacctctccacctctccaggTAAACTCATGCCTACCACACACAGCTTCGCCTCAGATCCTAAATATGCTGCACCCAAAGTGATCCAGGCGCAGGGGAAGGACTCTGCCAGTAAGGGCCCCTGCATCCTCCCCATTTTACGTGATGGATGTAAAGTGAGTAACACCCACTATTACCTTCTGCCAGAGAGGCCGCCATACCTCGACCGTTACGATCGCTTCTTCAGGGAGGCAGAGAGCCTTCCTGCTAGTGGGATGGAGGAAAGGCATTTACGGCAAGCCAACACTGCCACCGTCAGACCCATGGTGGTCAGCAACCAGACTGTCCAGGGACATGCCCAGGGACAGGGCCTTGTCCAGCTGGGTGAGCTGAAGGCTAATTTCTCCTCCAACAATAACAGCAGTCTGGGTGGACCACGGTCAGGGATGAGGACATCACTTAGTCTCCCTCGCGTCTGCTCGGAAGGGTTGACAGCACCAGCCATCACTGCTTCCTGTACCAGGACAGATGGAGGAGCGAACTCAGCTGACAGGGTCAAAATG GTGCAGGAGGCAGTTCATGGTGTCACGATAGAGGAGTGCCAAGCCGCCCTGCAGAACCACAACTGGAACGTCCAGAAAGCTGTGCATTACCTAAAG GTGGAGCAGCTGTTCTGTTTAGGTCTGGGGAGCAGGTCCGAGTGTCTGAAGCTGCTGGAGACGTGGGACTGGAACCTGGAAGTGGCCAGCACGCAGATGTTAGATAACTATGGATCCACAAGGCAGAG